A stretch of Aedes aegypti strain LVP_AGWG chromosome 2, AaegL5.0 Primary Assembly, whole genome shotgun sequence DNA encodes these proteins:
- the LOC5575236 gene encoding nucleoside-triphosphatase THEP1 isoform X2 produces the protein MTLILITGMPGVGKTTIVRNLGIELQKRAIAFDGFYTEELRSATGERTGFDIITFDGKKAPLSRVSETMKNAPARNRVGKYTVCVPEFESVALAALSSRTAHLLILDEIGKMELKSRSFEDRMLQIADSVERGDLCFVATIPLKATLNIVDRLKRIRNAQLFHVTQTNRDQIHRDILEATVRMIGNKA, from the exons ATGACACTGATCCTGATTACAGGAATGCCAG GTGTCGGCAAAACAACCATCGTGCGCAACCTTGGAATAGAGCTTCAAAAGCGTGCGATTGCCTTCGATGGTTTCTACACGGAAGAGCTACGAAGTGCCACCGGCGAACGCACGGGATTCGACATCATCACGTTCGATGGCAAGAAGGCACCGCTCTCCCGCGTCAG CGAAACAATGAAGAACGCTCCGGCTAGGAACCGTGTCGGCAAATACACCGTCTGCGTTCCGGAGTTTGAATCCGTGGCCCTGGCAGCGCTGAGTTCCCGTACCGCCCATCTGCTGATTCTGGATGAAATCGGAAAAATGGAGCTGAAATCCCGATCCTTCGAAGATCGCATGCTACAAATCGCCGATAGCGTCGAACGGGGCGATCTTTGCTTCGTGGCCACGATTCCCCTCAAAGCCACACTGAACATCGTGGATCGTTTGAAGCGGATCAGAAATGCTCAACTATTTCACGTGACCCAAACCAACCGGGACCAGATCCATCGAGACATTCTGGAGGCAACCGTTCGGATGATTGGTAACAAGGCTTAG
- the LOC5575240 gene encoding DNA-directed RNA polymerase III subunit RPC5 isoform X1: MALLLTVWMFSLPATMQIPVYLSKTLAENLYVLQYPVKSSASTFDDGQVVNCCVKPINQQVKVDYALNTASKNYDAFKGEQFAIAADGKDKDRQQKPSFRSGTMDKQSFLSSKPIEDVNRYMVCVLQDREIHATPVRGIVSMRQVFSYFDKQDKRTKAEQKAEQDADADEEELKQVTVKFARTENEKVRKAREKSFNYISKMESEEPWCETFWHAKKSTTAELERHKLFCSSASAASSRDGAESALNVGTAEYLDMLISKEKTDRNIDSMLPSRVVCMHKLKQMALVDQIKVILKDAKVLTFQQIMELLPDRTLPADKVLRSLPLAGVLIRGNWVVQSEIIYPEGSVSSTNGVPAEQMCKARDYILFRFTQCDKLERHQLAFITQLPSEEIREILCSVAKLNSDRTWSLLLPPNEDFSANEQEISDRQNAFWTARADKFNEMEKSTKRVRKKSSRSESKYDVKMSNG; this comes from the exons ATGGCACTCTTGCTTACTGTTTGGATGTTCTCTCTTCCGGCGACAATGCAGATTCCAGTTTATCTGTCCAAGACCCTGGCGGAGAACCTGTACGTGCTGCAATATCCGGTGAAATCTTCCGCATCGACGTTTGACGATGGCCAAGTGGTGAACTGTTGCGTGAAGCCCATCAACCAACAG gTGAAGGTGGATTATGCTTTGAACACGGCCTCCAAGAACTACGATGCCTTCAAAGGCGAGCAGTTTGCGATCGCTGCCGATGGCAAGGACAAGGACCGCCAACAGAAGCCCAGCTTTCGGAGCGGAACGATGGACAAGCAGTCCTTCCTGAGCTCGAAACCCATCGAAGACGTAAATCGGTATATGGTTTGTGTGCTGCAGGACCGGGAGATCCACGCCACTCCGGTCCGGGGCATCGTCTCGATGCGGCAGGTGTTTTCCTACTTTGACAAGCAGGACAAGCGGACAAAGGCGGAACAGAAAGCCGAACAGGACGCCGATGCCGATGAGGAAGAGCTCAAACAGGTCACGGTCAAATTCGCTCGAACCGAGAACGAAAAGGTGCGAAAAGCCAGGGAGAAATCGTTCAACTACATCTCGAAGATGGAATCGGAAGAACCGTGGTGCGAAACGTTCTGGCATGCCAAGAAGTCCACCACGGCGGAACTGGAGCGGCACAAACTGTTCTGTAGTTCTGCATCAGCAGCTTCCTCCAGAGACGGGGCGGAGAGCGCCCTCAACGTGGGGACCGCCGAGTATCTGGACATGCTGATTAGCAAGGAAAAAACCGATAGGAATATAGATTCTATGCTGCCAAGCCGGGTCGTCTGCATGCACAAGCTGAAGCAAATGGCGCTCGTCGATCAGATTAAGGTTATTCTTAAGGATG caaaagttctcacgttccagcAGATCATGGAACTCCTCCCGGACAGGACACTACCGGCGGATAAAGTCCTCAGGTCGCTCCCGCTGGCCGGCGTTCTGATCCGTGGCAACTGGGTAGTCCAATCGGAGATCATCTACCCGGAGGGTAGCGTTTCCAGCACGAACGGAGTGCCGGCCGAGCAGATGTGCAAAGCACGGGATTACATTCTGTTTCGGTTTACCCAGTGCGACAAGCTGGAACGTCATCAGCTGGCCTTTATTACCCAGCTGCCGTCGGAGGAGATCCGCGAGATCCTGTGCTCGGTTGCGAAGCTGAACAGTGATCGGACGTGGAGTTTACTGCTGCCACCAAATGAAGATTTCTCTGCGAACGAGCAGGAAATCAGTGATAGACAGAACGCTTTCTGGACCGCCCGGGCGGACAAGTTCAACGAAATGGAGAAATCGACCAAACGGGTGCGGAAAAAGTCCTCTCGATCGGAAAGCAAGTACGACGTCAAGATGAGCAATGGCTAG
- the LOC5575240 gene encoding DNA-directed RNA polymerase III subunit RPC5 isoform X2, with translation MDEEDDPVIEEIPVYLSKTLAENLYVLQYPVKSSASTFDDGQVVNCCVKPINQQVKVDYALNTASKNYDAFKGEQFAIAADGKDKDRQQKPSFRSGTMDKQSFLSSKPIEDVNRYMVCVLQDREIHATPVRGIVSMRQVFSYFDKQDKRTKAEQKAEQDADADEEELKQVTVKFARTENEKVRKAREKSFNYISKMESEEPWCETFWHAKKSTTAELERHKLFCSSASAASSRDGAESALNVGTAEYLDMLISKEKTDRNIDSMLPSRVVCMHKLKQMALVDQIKVILKDAKVLTFQQIMELLPDRTLPADKVLRSLPLAGVLIRGNWVVQSEIIYPEGSVSSTNGVPAEQMCKARDYILFRFTQCDKLERHQLAFITQLPSEEIREILCSVAKLNSDRTWSLLLPPNEDFSANEQEISDRQNAFWTARADKFNEMEKSTKRVRKKSSRSESKYDVKMSNG, from the exons ATGGATGAAGAGGATGACCCCGTGATTGAAGAG ATTCCAGTTTATCTGTCCAAGACCCTGGCGGAGAACCTGTACGTGCTGCAATATCCGGTGAAATCTTCCGCATCGACGTTTGACGATGGCCAAGTGGTGAACTGTTGCGTGAAGCCCATCAACCAACAG gTGAAGGTGGATTATGCTTTGAACACGGCCTCCAAGAACTACGATGCCTTCAAAGGCGAGCAGTTTGCGATCGCTGCCGATGGCAAGGACAAGGACCGCCAACAGAAGCCCAGCTTTCGGAGCGGAACGATGGACAAGCAGTCCTTCCTGAGCTCGAAACCCATCGAAGACGTAAATCGGTATATGGTTTGTGTGCTGCAGGACCGGGAGATCCACGCCACTCCGGTCCGGGGCATCGTCTCGATGCGGCAGGTGTTTTCCTACTTTGACAAGCAGGACAAGCGGACAAAGGCGGAACAGAAAGCCGAACAGGACGCCGATGCCGATGAGGAAGAGCTCAAACAGGTCACGGTCAAATTCGCTCGAACCGAGAACGAAAAGGTGCGAAAAGCCAGGGAGAAATCGTTCAACTACATCTCGAAGATGGAATCGGAAGAACCGTGGTGCGAAACGTTCTGGCATGCCAAGAAGTCCACCACGGCGGAACTGGAGCGGCACAAACTGTTCTGTAGTTCTGCATCAGCAGCTTCCTCCAGAGACGGGGCGGAGAGCGCCCTCAACGTGGGGACCGCCGAGTATCTGGACATGCTGATTAGCAAGGAAAAAACCGATAGGAATATAGATTCTATGCTGCCAAGCCGGGTCGTCTGCATGCACAAGCTGAAGCAAATGGCGCTCGTCGATCAGATTAAGGTTATTCTTAAGGATG caaaagttctcacgttccagcAGATCATGGAACTCCTCCCGGACAGGACACTACCGGCGGATAAAGTCCTCAGGTCGCTCCCGCTGGCCGGCGTTCTGATCCGTGGCAACTGGGTAGTCCAATCGGAGATCATCTACCCGGAGGGTAGCGTTTCCAGCACGAACGGAGTGCCGGCCGAGCAGATGTGCAAAGCACGGGATTACATTCTGTTTCGGTTTACCCAGTGCGACAAGCTGGAACGTCATCAGCTGGCCTTTATTACCCAGCTGCCGTCGGAGGAGATCCGCGAGATCCTGTGCTCGGTTGCGAAGCTGAACAGTGATCGGACGTGGAGTTTACTGCTGCCACCAAATGAAGATTTCTCTGCGAACGAGCAGGAAATCAGTGATAGACAGAACGCTTTCTGGACCGCCCGGGCGGACAAGTTCAACGAAATGGAGAAATCGACCAAACGGGTGCGGAAAAAGTCCTCTCGATCGGAAAGCAAGTACGACGTCAAGATGAGCAATGGCTAG